TTGAACAAAAACGTTATTTGAATAAAAGCTAGTGGACTAGTTTTTAACACTCACTGAAATTAAGAATCATAACATACTTTGTAATAACTTATATGGAAGTGAGTTGAATAATAATGTTTTATTCATATTTTGATACCCGAGATAGAATGCGTCCGTATGGTACAGCGGGTATTACGTATAGCGGAGCACAAAGTACAATTCAAGCTGTTCAACAAGCGTTACAAGCACAGCAGCAAATGCAACAAATACAGCAAGGCATACAACCGTACTATTCATCTATGGAGTATTATTATCCAATGCATCATATTACACCATACGGAATTTCTGTTTCAACAATTCCATATGGAACTGTATACAACTTATAAAAATATGCGGGGAATAAATTTGAATATTTATATAACGGCGCAAGTACAGAGCGCCCTTATAAAAAATGATTTGTATCTGATGAATTAATATTCAATTAAATGTGTAATTAAGGTTAATATAAAATTTTATTTTGTATGTATTTGAAACAAGAAAAGAGCACTTAATAAAGTGCTCTCATGACGAGATCATTCACTCAAAAGAAAGGAATACACCATATCATACGAAAATCTTTTGAAATGCTCTTGGGTAAATTAATTATTATTTGTAAAAAAAGCAGTTAGCAAAAGCTGATTGCTCATCTCCAAGGGGAATTCGGAGTTTGGTATTTAAATGACGGAATTTTAGATTTTATTCAGAGGGGAAAATAAAAGCTAGGATTTCTCCTAGCACTCAAACATAAGTCATAGGGAAGGGTTTAATGTAGAACGTATGTCGCACTTTTAATATATAACAACTTCGGGATATTTTGAACAACAACGCTAATTTAAACAAAAAAGAACACTGTTTAACAGTGTTCAGTTACTGATATAAATTGTTATATGATACGTGTAATCCATCTTACTCGCTCTGCCTTGTGGTAGGGCTTTTTTATATAATAATATAAATTAAGTAGTTAAAGAGGTGTGTTTAAATGAGCTGGGAAGAATTATATAGAAGAGAGCAACCATGTCCATGTGGTAAGGGAAAATATATTGAAATTCTGAAGGTGTATGCAATAGAAGAAATATAAAAAAGTGCTAACACGTACGCGGAATAGACATAAAACATCGCTGATTTGCCATTCATAAAAATAGACTTTTCTTAGCAGAAATCACTAATTATAAATACTTATAAAATTAGCTCTGATACAGCAGATATTGAAGCGAAGAAAAATAAAGATGGGAGTGCATATTGGAAATACGAAGATGACCAAACAAAGTTATGGAATATACGACTATAAAGCTAGAAAATGATGACATAAATCTAGATGTTATTGTTTAAATTTATATTTTATAATTTCCATTTATCCCGCATTAACTGCCCGGAAACGCCAGATTGGTTCAACTAATAATCAGTGGGAAATGAACAAAACCCCTACTGATTAAAGTTTCACTTTATGAAAATATAGTAAAAACAACCTAAAAATAGGCATATGAACAAGGTACATCATCTAGTGATAGGTCATATTTTGTTGGTGTACGTATTGAACTTAGTTTATCCCGCTATTTGCGGGCAGTAAAACTCCCACCTCAAAATTCGACTGGAGCAAAGAAGTTAGGTGGGAGCCCTGCTGCCCGTAGACGCCCGATTGGTGCGGGCTAATAATCAGTGGGGGATGAACAAAACCCCTACGGATTAAAGTTTCACTTTATAGCGCTATTTCTACTTAGATTTAACGAACAGAAATATAGGAAAGTATCGATGGGATTGTAGTTTATAAACGGAGGTCATGAAGATGAATAATTTTCAACAAGAACTACAAGCGTTAAGCCTTAATGATTATCAGCCTGGAAATATTGTGTATTGGGACCAGCAAAACCAATATCCATATTACTATATTGAAGATGCTGCTCGTCGCTGTGGTGGTTGTGGTCGCTGTGGTGGTTGTGGTCGCTGTGGTGGTTGTGGCGGTGGTGGTCGTTGTGGTGGATTCCGTTGTTTTGGTTGCTTCGGTTGCTTTAGTTGTTTTGGTTGTGGTGGTTGCTCTAATTGCTCTAATTGTTTTGATGGTTTTAATGGTACTACTGTAACATTTGAATATTGATAAGAGACAAAAGGAATCCATTTTGAAAAAAGATTGATCAAAACGGATTCCTACTTTGTGAAGCATTATACAATTTTTATAAAAAAGTGCTAACAAGTTTTCAAACGAACTTGCTAACACCTATACGAAATAGATATAAAATATCGCTGATATGTCGCTTGATAAAACGATAATAATTAAGCACTTATAATGAATACTAGGTTTTTAGAAAAGAAACCACAAAATGTAATGTTTTATTTCATTATGAAAAGAAATTATTCTAATAGGTCGTTGTGCATCGGCTTCATAGGATAATCTCTTTTATGTTTATTTTTGTCGAGAATGTACTGTTAACTTTAGTTGTTCAATAAATTCTCGGGTAGCAGCGCACATGTATTTATCTTTTCTATAAATAAGTCCTATATCTATTGTTGGAGTGGGGTTTTCAATTTTAATAGATTGAATGTGTTCGCTTTGCAAAAAGTCTATATAAGGTTTTGGTAATACTGTAATTCCCATACCTTTTGAGACCATTTGAATTAAAGATTCCATTGTACTAATCTCTAAAATTGGCTTTGGTTTAAAGTTAAAGTTTTGGCAATGAGATGTAATTAGTTCTGTTAAATGGAAATTTTTAGGGAGAAGAATTAAAGGATAGTCCTGTAATTCTTCAATAGATACATACTTACGTTCAGTTAAAGAATGGCTGGTTGGTACAACTAATGTAAGTTCACTTTTATATAGTGGGATAGAAACAATCTCTTTATCTTGCACTGGGAGAAATGTAATGCCAATATCTAATTCGTTTTGTAATAATTTTTCACGAATTTCTCCTGTACGAAGACCTAATACAGAAAGCTCAATATTAGGATATAAATTATTGAAATTTAAAATGGCTGGTGGTAGTAAATAATTTACGACGGTTAACAATGAGCCGATTGTTAAGGATCCATGCTGTAATCCGTTTAAATCTTGAATGGCAGAACGGGCTTGTTCGACTTCATGAAAGATTGTTTTACTGTGCGATAATAAAACTCTTCCTGCTTCAGTTAAAGATATTTTTTTACCAATTCGATCGAAAAGTGGCATGCCTACGTCATGTTCTAATGCACGTATTTGTTGACTTAGTGAAGGTTGTGAAATGTTTAATTTCTCAGCTGCTTTTGTAAAATGTAACTCTTTCGAAACAGCTAAAAAGTATTCTAGTTGTCGTAATTCGATTGGAATCACCTCAAATTTAATCATAGGATATACCTATCATTATTATATAAATAATTGAATTGAACAATGGTTTTATGAGATTTATAATCACTTTATCAGAAATGGATTGATTATAAAAATTAGATGAGGTGAAGCAGAATTGTTGAAATCGAACGTATTACCAGGAAATTATTCACAAGTACTTCAAAAAAGGTATGAGGCGGCTGTACCGACAGGAATATATCATTTAACGCCTTTATATGTAAAAGAAGCAAGAGGAGCGATAATTACAGATGTAGATGGAAATCAGTTTATTGATTTTGCTGGTGGAATTGGAATGCAAAATGTTGGTCATTGTCATCCGAAAGTTGTAAGAGCGGTACAAAAACAAGCGGAATCATTTATTCACCCATGTTTTCATGTAACTCCATATGAAAATTACATTACTTTAGCAGAGAAAATTAATGAAAAAGTGCCAGGAACAAGTGAGAAAAAAACGATGTTTGCAAATAGTGGTGCGGAAGCGATTGAAAATGCTGTGAAGATCGCACGTAAAGTCACAGGGAGAAGTAAAGTAATCTCGTTTGAACGAGGATTTCATGGGAGAACATTAATGACGATGTCTTTATCGACCAAAGAAAATCCATATAAAGCAGGATTTGGTCCGTTCGTTTCAGACATGCATATATTGCCGTATCCGTACTACTACAGAGCTGAAGAAGGGGCTTCTCCTGAAGAAGTGGATTCTCAAGTCATCTATCAGTTTGACAAGTTTTTAGAAGAAGTATCACCTGAAAAAGTAGCGGCAATCGTAATGGAACCAGTACAAGGAGAAGCTGGATTTATTGTTCCTTCTATTTTATTTGTAAAACGAATCCGGGAGATTTGTGATCAATATGGTATTTTAATGATAATGGATGAGGTGCAAACTGGATTTGGTCGAACTGGGAAATGGTTTGCAACGGAACATTTTCAAATAGAGCCTGACATTATTACATTATCAAAATCAATAGCTGGAGGCTTACCATTAAGTGCAATTGTTGGCCGTGCGGAGTTGATGGATATTCCTGGGAGAGGGCAAATCGGTGGGACCTTTGCGGGAAGTCCATTATCATGTGCAGCCGGTCTTGCTGTATTTGAAATTATGGAAGAAGAAGATCTAGTTGAAAGAGCTCAGCAAGTTGGAAATAGAATAATATCACATTTACATGAAATGCAATTGAAATACGAGGTCATAGGTGATGTTCGCGGAATTGGTGCAATGATTGCAATGGAACTTGTAACGGATCGTATAACAAAAGAACCAGCAAAAGAACTAACATTAAAATTAATTGATGAATTCTGGAAGAATGGGCTTATAAGTATTGGAGCGGGGATATTTGATAATGTACTACGCTTTTTACCACCTCTAGTTATCTCAAACGAAGAAATAGATAGAGGGTTTGAAATAATAAATGAGTCTTTTGAAAAGTTGTGCCGCAAGTAAGAGGAGGGATTTGAATGACTAAAGTATATGAAATCCTATCTTTAAATATAGGATTGCCAAAAGAGGTTATGTATGGTGGGAAGTTAATTCAAACAGGGATAAATAAAAAGCAAGTAAAGGAACCTGTTTTTTTATCATTTTTAAAGTTTAATGGAGATGGACAGGCGGATTTAGTTCATCATGGAGGGGTAGATAAAGCGGTTTGTGTTTATACTAGTGACCACTATCCGTACTGGGAAAAAGAATTGAATCAGGAACTTGTATATGGGGCTTTCGGTGAAAATATAACAGTAAGCGGAATGCGTGAAGAAGATGTTTGTATTGGTGACACGTTTCAACTCGGAGAAGCGATTGTAC
This Bacillus mycoides DNA region includes the following protein-coding sequences:
- a CDS encoding DUF3947 family protein — protein: MFYSYFDTRDRMRPYGTAGITYSGAQSTIQAVQQALQAQQQMQQIQQGIQPYYSSMEYYYPMHHITPYGISVSTIPYGTVYNL
- a CDS encoding heterocycloanthracin/sonorensin family bacteriocin, which produces MNNFQQELQALSLNDYQPGNIVYWDQQNQYPYYYIEDAARRCGGCGRCGGCGRCGGCGGGGRCGGFRCFGCFGCFSCFGCGGCSNCSNCFDGFNGTTVTFEY
- a CDS encoding LysR family transcriptional regulator, with the protein product MIPIELRQLEYFLAVSKELHFTKAAEKLNISQPSLSQQIRALEHDVGMPLFDRIGKKISLTEAGRVLLSHSKTIFHEVEQARSAIQDLNGLQHGSLTIGSLLTVVNYLLPPAILNFNNLYPNIELSVLGLRTGEIREKLLQNELDIGITFLPVQDKEIVSIPLYKSELTLVVPTSHSLTERKYVSIEELQDYPLILLPKNFHLTELITSHCQNFNFKPKPILEISTMESLIQMVSKGMGITVLPKPYIDFLQSEHIQSIKIENPTPTIDIGLIYRKDKYMCAATREFIEQLKLTVHSRQK
- the gabT gene encoding 4-aminobutyrate--2-oxoglutarate transaminase, which produces MLKSNVLPGNYSQVLQKRYEAAVPTGIYHLTPLYVKEARGAIITDVDGNQFIDFAGGIGMQNVGHCHPKVVRAVQKQAESFIHPCFHVTPYENYITLAEKINEKVPGTSEKKTMFANSGAEAIENAVKIARKVTGRSKVISFERGFHGRTLMTMSLSTKENPYKAGFGPFVSDMHILPYPYYYRAEEGASPEEVDSQVIYQFDKFLEEVSPEKVAAIVMEPVQGEAGFIVPSILFVKRIREICDQYGILMIMDEVQTGFGRTGKWFATEHFQIEPDIITLSKSIAGGLPLSAIVGRAELMDIPGRGQIGGTFAGSPLSCAAGLAVFEIMEEEDLVERAQQVGNRIISHLHEMQLKYEVIGDVRGIGAMIAMELVTDRITKEPAKELTLKLIDEFWKNGLISIGAGIFDNVLRFLPPLVISNEEIDRGFEIINESFEKLCRK
- a CDS encoding MOSC domain-containing protein — its product is MTKVYEILSLNIGLPKEVMYGGKLIQTGINKKQVKEPVFLSFLKFNGDGQADLVHHGGVDKAVCVYTSDHYPYWEKELNQELVYGAFGENITVSGMREEDVCIGDTFQLGEAIVQVTQPRQPCFKLAKKYNIPKLPLYFQDTGYTGFYFRVLKEGWILPVDTLKLLRPDPKGVSISFANGIMHKEKQNSEGLKRILEVNALSTSWRKTFEKRIRGEEISTKERLEGTK